The sequence below is a genomic window from Actinomycetota bacterium.
CGGGATGGGCGTCGTCATCGGCGAGACCACGGTGATCAAGGACGACGTCACGCTCTACCAGGGAGTGACCCTCGGCGGCACCGGAAAGGCGCGTGGCAAGCGGCACCCCACCCTCGAGGACTGTGTGGTGGTTGGGGTCGGCGCCGCCGTGCTCGGAGATATCACCATCGGCGCGGGTACGCGAGTCGGCGGCGGTGCCGTGGTCGTCACGGACGTACCGCCCAACTGCACCGTTGTCGGCATCCCCGGACGTGTCGTGGTGCGCGAAGGCAGG
It includes:
- the cysE gene encoding serine O-acetyltransferase, with protein sequence MFARIREDITAVKERDPAATSALSVLINYPGLHAIWWHRVTHALWQGGHRGVARWLSQRVRFRTGIEIHPGAQVGRRFFIDHGMGVVIGETTVIKDDVTLYQGVTLGGTGKARGKRHPTLEDCVVVGVGAAVLGDITIGAGTRVGGGAVVVTDVPPNCTVVGIPGRVVVREGR